The nucleotide window GTTTGATGGCCACATACACAAtcttcatatacagtacatacagatTTCACATCTGCACAGTGCAACTGTGTTGTTTCAGGAAGGGGttatgccaaatctttccacctcTGAGCACCGGAATCTTAGAGCCCTTTTACCTAAGGACATGGTTAAGGTTCCGGAGAAAGCACTGCTCTGCCTGGTTCCCTATCTTTGACAAGAGAAGGAGCTCGCATGGAGTACGGCCTGGGGCCATAAGATGCTTGAtgtcctctctctcctccccaggTGTAGCCACCTATACAGATAAACTGTTCAAGTTCCGCAACGGGCACTGGGAGGACATCTTGAGTGATGAGGTGAATCGGGGTGTGGCAAGCCGGTTTGCTGGGCGTTCTGTGGCATGCGTGGACAGGCTGGTGAGTGCATGGGCAGGATGAGATGGGATTGCTGGGGCTGTCATTTCAGAATGACTGGTCTCTGGCACATATGTGGAAGAGGGCAGGTGGGAACTGAAGAGGAATCATCTAAGCTGCATAAAGAGAGAAAACATGTTTGGAGAGGCCGTGTTCTCCACCAAGCCCCTCTGTGACCAggctctgccccctcccccacagcTGTCAGGACTCCCATCAGGGGCTGCAGTGCCAGGCGAGTGCCTTGCTGCTGATAAACACCGCCTGTCTGGGTGATTTATGCCCCTGTCACctgcattttcttctctctctaccTTGCATGGTTTGTTTTCCAATGATTATTGCTAAATCAGGGTGCCATGGGAGAAGAAAAGGGGGCAGATGGTGGCTGACAAAGAAGCCTGGGGCAAACACAGGCACGCAAAGGCCTGGCATGTTCCTTTTGGAAGCGCCCTAGCAAGGGGAAGAAAGCAACCGTGTCTGGCTGGACTGTTTCTGCTAGTGTGCTCAAGAGTCTGGCATGGCTTTTCCATACCAGACTCATCCTTACCACAGGTGTGGACCTGCTATCCGTTGGATGCGCTCACACAATGTGCCAGACTATGGGCTTGGGTCCTTTGCGACTCAGTGTGTTTTGGGAACTCAGCCATTTTATTATACGAATCAGATCACTGAGTTACATCACCATCACAGTTTATTTGGGCATAAAATATGAATACAGGGACATAGGAATTGTGTTTTGTTCATCTGGTTTGGGGGGGTtgcgtgttgtgtgaatctagccattgtgTCCACATGTGGGGGATAGATGGGAATGCTTCATTGGAGCTTCTGTTCTCAATGGTTCCACTcccttcctgtcatgagtactgatggcgagcaggagggggcctctatccaggggggaaaacgcatgcgtagtactgaggaattaagcagccattcaaagagacacagatcagacctgccttaactttcggggtttatctgtctgggtttttcccacgcttcttcagtttgttaggattctgtttatgtagcagtaataaacactagagacctactcctcgtctcagcgtgattcctgactgttaggacacttcctTCCTGCAGGGGTCTGGCCGCTATTCCATTTACATAGCTAACTATGCCAATGGAAGGGTTGGTCCTCATGCCCTCATTGAGATGGATACAGCTGCCAGTGACCTAGAGCGTGGCATTGTGGCACTGAATGATGTGGCTGCGGATGCTGGAGTCAATAAATTCACAGGTATGAGGGAAGCAGAGGGTTATGTGCTAGCTCAACATAGGAGGGTTGAAGAGGACAGTAAGCAAACCTGAGGATATAAACTGGGGAGGCCTTTGATCAGAATGAGCTCCAGGTTTGAAGGACCTCTTATGAAGTGCCCCCCGGGGGCTTTTCTTTCGTTGTGTTTCCCTAAGtttcaaaataaattatcttcTGGTGCCATAAAGTGtcatttatgtttttttccatGATAGCATGTCCTCTGAACAGCAGCCTACTTTTGTTTTTCCTGCAATTCTCCATATTGCAttgtggaaaaaataaaatggcttCCAGCAGGAAAAAAGTGGAAGTTATCTATGATGGATACCATTTTGATTCAGTAGCTTCCATTGGACGTTTCTTAAAACCCTACAATGCCCAGCATAACAGCATATTCTAGCTGGGCTAGCAatcaggaggctgagagttcttaggcatgaaagccagctgggtgaccttgggccagtcactctctctcagcccaacttacctcgcagggttgctgttgtggggaaaaaccggaggaggaaggagtattaggtatgtttgccaccttgggttatttataaaaataataaaggcggaataaataaataaaataaatatttggggctTTAGGGCAATGCAATGGTAGTCACCAGCTTGGTTGTGGCTACCAGAAACCAGACCTCTGAGTTGGAGAGAAAACTTGCCTCACACTATATTGGACCAGTCTATGATTCTAGTCCCATCCCACTTAAGAGGTCTTGGATCTGCATTTGGTCTCTATGGCACTGAATTCTCACCAAATAGTTATGCAGGTGTTGTGGAACTTGATGATAAAAAGTGACCACCAAGCTTACAGTGAATTTCAGTGTTCATCAATTCATAGGATTAATAGAGATGGGACAAAGGAGAATGAATCCACTGGTGGGGCTGTTTTGATCTTATATTCCAGCTAGAATTTATTCCCAGTGCATCTACCTACTTCACAGGGAGCAGCTGATTGGGGATGCTCTGGAGCTTTCACTCCTCTTGTTCCCAGGGGGTCGGGGCATAGCGGTGGGTCCCATTCTCAGTGAAGCTGCCTCTGACATATTTTGTGATAATGAGAACGGAGCCAACTTCCTCTTTCAGAACCAGGGTGACGGTACCTTCATAGATGTAGCACCCAGTACTGGTGAGTATGCAGCCGGGGTGAGTGTGTTTGGGGGACATGTGTTATTAGATGAAAATGATTATGTAGCTGCTGGACACTCTAAATCCTAATAGAGttgagatttcttttttccctatCACACCCTGCCTGCTCCTGGGAAAGGAGGGGGATAATAAGTGCACCCAGGCTCGGCCACCAGTTATTTAGCGTCTGGCTGATGATCACTGGAGTTTAACGAGATGTCAGGCTGGCATCCATCACTGCCATGCTGCTGATGACACCTATTCTCTTTAGAAACATTCCTTCCATGTCATCAAGGGAATAGGAACACATTGGCTACAAGGAGAGGAGGAGATCTGGCCTGGGGGTGGGGTGAAATAGCAGACTTCCAGTCCCTCAGTTACCTACTCAACTAGCCATACCACACAACCTGTAGTTCTTTTTGTCCCTGGCCTTGTTTTCGCTGGCAGGTTCAGTGAGGAGCACTAAGTGCCAGAAAACCCTCTTCTGTCCTCCACCACTATGGAGCCTGAATTCCTTGAGCCCCACAGCAGCAGAAGATTCAGTTTAGTATAATACATGGGAATGTTCATCCTGCTGACTTCCCTGTCATCCTCTGTAGGCTTGGATGATCCCTACCAGCATGGTCGTGGAGTGGCACTGGCTGACTTCAACCGTGATGGCAAAGTTGACCTAATCTATGGTAACTGGAATGGACCACACCGGCTCTATCTGCAGATTAATGCAGGTGGGCGTATCCGCTTCCGGGTAAGTGCCATCTGGAAAAGGGAAGTCCAAAACCGGCATATGTCTGCAATGTCCTGGGCTCTGAGCAGGGAAAGGGAATGTGGGGACTCCAGTAATGAAATAATGTAAGAAAGAATGGAGCACATAGATTAGATCCAATCACCAAAGAGACTGATGTCTCTACCCCAGTTGGATGACCAGAAATtccttattttgaaagattatctCACAGCTCAAGGATGGTCATTATTCCTGCAATGTAGATCTGGCAGTATTTTCCTCATCTTGGTTTCTACCCATCAGCAGAAGAACACTCTTTCCATGAAACTATATAGTCTTTTACTCTCTCCTGCTGCAACTTTATTAGCTCCCTACTTTTCAGCCCAGCAACAACGTCTCCAGTCGCCTAAGTCTATTCCTAATCTTTACTTCTTCTTGGTCCTGCTGAAGCCCAAGCCCTGCCCCACTAATCCCCGTCCTTCCCCCAGGACATTGCCACGCCCAAACTGTCCATGCCATCACCTGTCCGCACCGTCATCGCTGCTGATTTTGACAATGACCAGGAATTGGAGGTCTTCTTCAACAACATCGCGTATCGTGGCTCATCTGCCAACCGCCTCTTCCGGTGGGTGAGAGCCACATGGCCACCAGAGGCTGGGGCAGTGGGCTCCCCATCTTGCTTGGCCCTGGGCACTGGAGGAAAGGTTTCCCAGCAGCAGAGTCTGGTGGAAATCGTCACATCTTTAAAGAGCTCTGCATGCTAACCAAAAACATGACATGAGAGAGCTGGGAGGGATAATTCTTGAACCATTATACAGTGCCATTTACTCTCATGTGTCATAATCCACAGGAGTGAAATGGTTCCACCAGAATGGAAAGGGCCCCATTCAGTTCCAGCCACTCTTTATACAGCTGACAGTGTTGTGACTATCTCACTACTGATGCAGCAGTCTGTTCTGCCTAGACCACATCCCTGGAGGTTCTGGCTTTCACTAATTAGCACTTATGCACAGTTCCCATTAATTGTAGGCAATCAATGGCTTGTTAAACAGAGTTGCTTACATTTCTCTGACTAATAAAGTGATAGCAGCAGCATATGGCAAGTCTAGGGAGTCCGTGCCAAATTTATCATTTTGCAACTGTGCAAGGTCTCTTCTGGAGAAAAGAACAGTGGCAAAAGCAGGCTGTGAATACAGGGTGGTGACACCAGAAATAGGCTTGTAAAATTAAGGCCCTGTTCTGGGAGGACAACATTCAATGCTACAGACTTTTTCTTCTGCAGGGTTATCCGCCGAGAACATGCCGACCCAGCTATTGAAGAACTAAACCCTGGTGATGCTGTGGAACCAGAGGGGCGTGGCACAGGTGAATCATTGTCATGTCTTTTGTGGAGCATGATTATCATGCATCACTTAGCAAGaataaaacagatataaaagAGGTTGCTGTAACCTATTGGTAATGGTAGGGACAGACCTTCTGCCAATGATGAATTGTGTATCAGTGACCCTCTCTGTGCCAGGGAAATCTAGATATCTAGGTTGCTGGGCAGTGGCAATTAGGAAATGTCAGATTCTGAGtgtaatggttttatataatAGTGTATTTATACAATACATTTGCATGGGATCTGTGTTTTGTAAACACTCAATGAACATATGCAAATACTGCAGGTGTttgagggagaaagggagagattgGCAGATTTTGCCACCTGGGTTCTGTGATGCACCATAACAAGAGCACAATTATTTGTTTTAGGCTCAGAGACAAAACATCCATGTGGTCTGAACCCAAGGCCTATGAGTTGTTCCCATGATTGGTTGCCTCTTAAAGtatatgaaggaagaaaagaGTGACCGTTGTGCATGATTCCTGTCAAAAGCCAGGAGACTTAATTCCTGAATATCAGTAGGAGAAAGGGCTCTTATTAATAAAGGATTTGGCACTAGAAAGAAAAGGTGCCTATGGagtaaagagacacagaaaacacCATTGCAGGGAAATTGAATGGAATCAAGGGCAGAGATGAAGTAACTATATTCTGATTTTCTCATGTTGGGCATCATATCATTCAATATTGCCACTAAGTAATGTGGCCCTTTCACAAAAATGACGACCAAAGATACATGTCCTTACTGAGATTATATCATTTTAGGAGGTGTGGTAGTAGATTTTGATGGTGATGGGAAGCTGGATTTGGTTCTTTCACATGGCGAATCCATGGCACAGCCACTCTCAGTCTTCAAAGTCAATGAGGTGGGTTTAGAAAGGTACCTCTCTTAACATGTTTAAAATCAAATCTACACGTCAACAAGCATGAAAGTCCTTCCTCAGTTCCATGACCACTTCATCCTTTGGCTgagtctgtctgtccatctccACAGGGTGCTGGCAACAACTGGCTGCGGGTGATTCCACGTACACGCTTTGGGGCATTTGCTCGTGGTGCTAAAGTGGCGCTGTTCACACGGCACAGTGGTGCCCATCTGCGCATCATTGATGGAGGGTCTGGGTACTTGTGTGAGATGGAGCCTGTTGCCCATTTCGGCCTGGGTGAGTGAGGAGTAGAGGCAGAGCTTGGAATGCAGAGTGGTGTGTGGTCCCAGGTCTCCTTTGCCCTAGCCATTCTGCCAACCAGCCCAATAATATACAGCACGGTACGGTACGATAGTCCCCGGGTTAAGAACAAGTTCTGttccaaggtctgtccttaagtcaaatttgtatgtaagctggaacagtattattgtataatactgtataagtagtattgtgtaattaacttGAACTGTTGTTTATTTAACGTGAATCATTTTGTATTGAACTTGAATTTttgtatttaactcaaattttgctacaataggcGCCGTTCTTAACTATGGGTCATCCTTAGCCCAGACCATTCTTAACCCGGGGACTACCTGGTACTAATTATTACTTGCTTGTTTCTTCTTGCAAACCAAATTTGAGAGAGAGAAGCCTGGTGCAACCTAACACCACCTCTGTATGTGATAGGATCCAAGTATCATGTCTGCGTACGAGCCTGAAATTGTTGCAAACATGAGTCGGTTATCAGCAAACTTCAGTTAATATTTCCCCACTCCGTTCCCCAcggcttttttttattttctggataATTTAGAGTTCTGGAAAACAAAAAAGCTTGCATGCTATTTTCTAAATCTTAACTTAGCCTAAGA belongs to Candoia aspera isolate rCanAsp1 chromosome 6, rCanAsp1.hap2, whole genome shotgun sequence and includes:
- the CRTAC1 gene encoding cartilage acidic protein 1 isoform X3, whose protein sequence is MFRSQLAGMDLPQQPTCPVPRLLLLLLWSLVLPWPGEGSQRSKPMFTAVTDQILPPDYDSNPTQLNYGVAVTDVDQDGDFEIVVAGYNGPNLVLKYDKARGQLLNLAVDEHSSPYYALRDRQGNAIGVTACDIDGDGREEIYFLNTNNAFSGVATYTDKLFKFRNGHWEDILSDEVNRGVASRFAGRSVACVDRLGSGRYSIYIANYANGRVGPHALIEMDTAASDLERGIVALNDVAADAGVNKFTGGRGIAVGPILSEAASDIFCDNENGANFLFQNQGDGTFIDVAPSTGLDDPYQHGRGVALADFNRDGKVDLIYGNWNGPHRLYLQINAGGRIRFRDIATPKLSMPSPVRTVIAADFDNDQELEVFFNNIAYRGSSANRLFRVIRREHADPAIEELNPGDAVEPEGRGTGGVVVDFDGDGKLDLVLSHGESMAQPLSVFKVNEGAGNNWLRVIPRTRFGAFARGAKVALFTRHSGAHLRIIDGGSGYLCEMEPVAHFGLGQDEPSSLEVTWPDGKFISRAVVSTETNSVLEILYPQDTSGSPTIIPPLECGQGFSQHKNGRCVGESPGKRRHG
- the CRTAC1 gene encoding cartilage acidic protein 1 isoform X2, whose protein sequence is MFRSQLAGMDLPQQPTCPVPRLLLLLLWSLVLPWPGEGSQRSKPMFTAVTDQILPPDYDSNPTQLNYGVAVTDVDQDGDFEIVVAGYNGPNLVLKYDKARGQLLNLAVDEHSSPYYALRDRQGNAIGVTACDIDGDGREEIYFLNTNNAFSGVATYTDKLFKFRNGHWEDILSDEVNRGVASRFAGRSVACVDRLGSGRYSIYIANYANGRVGPHALIEMDTAASDLERGIVALNDVAADAGVNKFTGGRGIAVGPILSEAASDIFCDNENGANFLFQNQGDGTFIDVAPSTGLDDPYQHGRGVALADFNRDGKVDLIYGNWNGPHRLYLQINAGGRIRFRDIATPKLSMPSPVRTVIAADFDNDQELEVFFNNIAYRGSSANRLFRVIRREHADPAIEELNPGDAVEPEGRGTGGVVVDFDGDGKLDLVLSHGESMAQPLSVFKVNEGAGNNWLRVIPRTRFGAFARGAKVALFTRHSGAHLRIIDGGSGYLCEMEPVAHFGLGQDEPSSLEVTWPDGKFISRAVVSTETNSVLEILYPQDTSGSPTIIPPLECGQGFSQHKNGRCVDTDECAEFPFVCPRGRPICINTYGGYHCRSNKRCNRGFEPNEDGTACVELSLHSNVESDRDI
- the CRTAC1 gene encoding cartilage acidic protein 1 isoform X1, translated to MFRSQLAGMDLPQQPTCPVPRLLLLLLWSLVLPWPGEGSQRSKPMFTAVTDQILPPDYDSNPTQLNYGVAVTDVDQDGDFEIVVAGYNGPNLVLKYDKARGQLLNLAVDEHSSPYYALRDRQGNAIGVTACDIDGDGREEIYFLNTNNAFSGVATYTDKLFKFRNGHWEDILSDEVNRGVASRFAGRSVACVDRLGSGRYSIYIANYANGRVGPHALIEMDTAASDLERGIVALNDVAADAGVNKFTGGRGIAVGPILSEAASDIFCDNENGANFLFQNQGDGTFIDVAPSTGLDDPYQHGRGVALADFNRDGKVDLIYGNWNGPHRLYLQINAGGRIRFRDIATPKLSMPSPVRTVIAADFDNDQELEVFFNNIAYRGSSANRLFRVIRREHADPAIEELNPGDAVEPEGRGTGGVVVDFDGDGKLDLVLSHGESMAQPLSVFKVNEGAGNNWLRVIPRTRFGAFARGAKVALFTRHSGAHLRIIDGGSGYLCEMEPVAHFGLGQDEPSSLEVTWPDGKFISRAVVSTETNSVLEILYPQDTSGSPTIIPPLECGQGFSQHKNGRCVDTDECAEFPFVCPRGRPICINTYGGYHCRSNKRCNRGFEPNEDGTACVAQVAFFGGYPSSGSWPGSTLPSAPLLSLCLGLCFYSYAL